One region of Pseudoalteromonas galatheae genomic DNA includes:
- a CDS encoding rhomboid family intramembrane serine protease: MSKRALLFPDNFKLVLYAMVVMCLVQVLGGIFGLPVYRFGIVPHNVDHLSGVLTAPFIHGSWGHLLSNLLGLSISGYLAARLPRFKRATLFIVVATGLLVWLFAGHANHIGASGIVMGYFGLLLGAALFNRDVLGIVSFMALLVLTYYANISFLATLLDFSAQTSSSSHIFGFLSGLCGAYLTKQKRITRR, from the coding sequence ATGAGTAAGCGAGCGCTACTCTTCCCTGACAATTTTAAGCTGGTTTTGTACGCCATGGTGGTGATGTGCCTCGTACAGGTGTTAGGTGGTATTTTTGGTTTACCAGTTTATCGATTTGGAATTGTACCGCACAATGTCGATCATTTAAGTGGGGTATTAACTGCACCTTTTATACATGGCAGCTGGGGACATTTGCTGAGTAATTTGCTCGGCTTAAGTATTAGCGGTTATTTGGCAGCGAGATTACCGAGGTTCAAGCGAGCAACGCTCTTTATTGTAGTTGCTACGGGGCTTTTGGTGTGGCTATTTGCTGGGCACGCTAATCACATTGGTGCGTCAGGTATTGTGATGGGGTATTTTGGTTTACTGCTTGGGGCTGCACTTTTTAATCGCGATGTGCTTGGCATCGTTAGTTTTATGGCGCTGTTGGTCTTGACTTACTATGCCAATATTAGCTTTTTAGCGACGCTACTTGATTTTTCTGCACAGACGAGTAGTTCAAGTCATATTTTTGGGTTTTTGAGCGGATTGTGCGGTGCATACCTAACCAAGCAAAAGCGTATTACGCGACGTTAA
- a CDS encoding LysR family transcriptional regulator: protein MDRLIAAKVFADVAITGSFTATADRLDMSRPMVTRYIEAMESWLNIRLLHRTTRKVSLTTAGESCLEEVRQWLRQADTITGLADTSGKLSGTVRLATSMSFGFSQLVPAIQQFMSAHPDVNIDIDLQDSVADLTESQIDLAIRIASAPDPSLIGKSIAVCSSVIVASPQYLANASEIKKPDDLAEHLCLGYKNFQQHIWHLRKGNSQQSVAVNCRLTANEATALLHAALNGAGLAIQPTYLVNRYIKSGELKQVLPDWKPNDMNIYVLYSSRKYMSPTVRALIDYLSLYFARTPW, encoded by the coding sequence ATGGATAGACTCATCGCTGCTAAGGTATTTGCCGACGTTGCAATCACGGGTAGCTTTACCGCGACGGCTGACAGGCTAGATATGTCTCGCCCTATGGTAACTCGGTACATTGAAGCAATGGAAAGCTGGCTAAACATTCGTTTGTTGCACCGCACCACAAGAAAGGTGTCTTTAACGACAGCAGGGGAGTCCTGCTTGGAAGAAGTGAGACAGTGGCTAAGGCAAGCCGACACCATAACCGGCCTGGCGGATACCAGCGGCAAACTGTCTGGTACGGTTCGACTAGCAACCAGTATGTCTTTTGGCTTTTCTCAACTCGTGCCCGCTATTCAACAGTTTATGTCAGCACATCCTGACGTAAATATTGACATTGATTTGCAAGACTCTGTGGCCGATCTCACTGAGAGTCAGATAGATCTTGCTATTCGTATTGCCTCTGCACCGGACCCTTCTTTGATTGGTAAATCAATTGCAGTATGTAGCTCAGTTATCGTGGCGTCCCCACAGTACCTTGCGAATGCAAGTGAAATCAAAAAACCAGATGACCTAGCTGAGCACTTGTGTCTCGGGTATAAGAACTTTCAGCAGCATATCTGGCATTTGCGCAAAGGTAACTCACAGCAGTCGGTAGCGGTAAACTGCCGTTTAACTGCGAACGAGGCGACCGCGTTATTGCATGCAGCGTTAAATGGTGCTGGTCTGGCAATTCAACCCACTTATTTGGTTAACCGCTACATCAAATCTGGTGAGCTTAAGCAGGTACTACCTGATTGGAAGCCAAACGATATGAATATATACGTGCTCTATTCTTCGAGAAAGTATATGTCTCCAACCGTGAGGGCATTGATAGATTATTTGTCTCTCTATTTTGCCCGTACGCCATGGTGA
- a CDS encoding DsbA family protein, which produces MVKVHYFFDPMCGWCYGATALLDAIAANSDLKLELHPGGMIANQSIEKVFRNHILTSDARIASVTGAQFGKGYIQRVKSNDPMILDSYITARAIITAEQLDITPLNMLKTIQHAHYIEGKQVNRAEVIEGLAVELGLDKNHWQRAMLANQGTEQTKIAQSRLLMQKLQVTGFPTLILEKHEKQIKLPHTAYYGKPDAWRQLIDDYIQ; this is translated from the coding sequence ATGGTAAAAGTGCACTACTTCTTCGACCCCATGTGTGGCTGGTGTTACGGTGCGACTGCACTGTTGGATGCGATTGCAGCCAACAGTGACCTCAAGCTTGAATTGCATCCTGGAGGGATGATTGCCAACCAATCTATAGAGAAAGTGTTCCGCAATCACATTCTCACAAGTGATGCGCGTATAGCCAGCGTAACAGGCGCGCAGTTTGGCAAAGGTTACATTCAAAGGGTGAAGAGTAACGATCCGATGATCCTTGACTCATACATCACCGCTCGTGCCATCATAACCGCTGAGCAATTGGACATAACGCCACTTAACATGCTTAAAACGATTCAGCATGCCCACTATATAGAGGGCAAACAGGTTAACCGAGCTGAAGTCATAGAAGGACTCGCGGTAGAGCTTGGGCTAGATAAAAACCACTGGCAACGAGCTATGCTGGCAAACCAAGGTACTGAGCAAACAAAAATCGCGCAAAGCCGCCTATTAATGCAAAAGCTTCAAGTTACTGGCTTCCCAACCCTTATCCTTGAAAAGCATGAGAAACAGATAAAGCTTCCGCATACTGCCTATTACGGTAAGCCCGATGCTTGGCGCCAGTTGATTGATGACTATATACAGTAG
- a CDS encoding serine hydrolase domain-containing protein, translated as MLLTNLQSSFKFAHLALLTLLLSACGSDITQTSPLVDETELPKEVGIAQDGALKQHLESIRQAYNVPAITAMTVKDGLVYEIASTGYRDIQSLEPVSDNDRWAIGSVAKSMTALLAARLVEQGLITFDTTVIDIFPELKGQIRPEHETITLQNLLSMTSGLKKDIGAKNQQWYDNTKPLTELRYELTKEVLNTAAVKTRSEFWYSNVGYVIAGHMLERVSNQTWEWLIGEEVFGQLGITNYGFGEPSFESANQPKGHIYENGHWHGVTEEKKLAPKVYGPAGTVNISLPDLAVYFSSVLEGMQGGDNIVSKESYKMLLSPYSKIQDSHSEYAMGWFVKSDKTAFGHDGFTVAFSVSSLLYPSQNSAYFAAVNGDTDNAPKALSQALEVLMKRNSIE; from the coding sequence TTGCTTTTAACAAACTTACAATCATCTTTTAAATTCGCTCATTTAGCGTTATTAACCTTACTATTAAGCGCGTGTGGTTCGGATATAACTCAAACTTCGCCCTTAGTTGATGAAACTGAGCTCCCTAAAGAAGTGGGTATTGCACAAGATGGTGCATTAAAACAGCATTTAGAAAGTATTCGACAGGCATATAATGTACCTGCAATTACGGCTATGACAGTAAAAGATGGCTTAGTGTACGAAATTGCCAGCACTGGCTATCGTGATATACAAAGCCTTGAACCTGTAAGCGATAATGATCGTTGGGCGATCGGCTCTGTCGCAAAATCTATGACCGCTTTGCTCGCCGCTCGTTTAGTGGAACAAGGCCTCATTACTTTTGACACTACCGTCATAGATATATTTCCTGAACTTAAAGGCCAAATTCGACCAGAACATGAGACAATCACTTTACAGAATCTGTTGAGCATGACATCCGGATTAAAAAAGGACATAGGTGCAAAAAATCAGCAGTGGTACGACAATACCAAGCCTTTAACCGAATTAAGATATGAGCTAACAAAAGAGGTGCTTAATACCGCTGCAGTGAAAACCCGAAGTGAGTTTTGGTATAGTAATGTTGGTTACGTGATAGCAGGACATATGTTAGAGCGAGTCAGCAATCAGACTTGGGAGTGGCTTATTGGCGAAGAAGTCTTTGGGCAATTAGGCATCACTAATTATGGTTTTGGTGAACCGAGCTTTGAGAGCGCAAATCAGCCTAAAGGGCATATTTACGAAAATGGTCACTGGCATGGGGTAACTGAAGAAAAAAAGCTTGCTCCAAAAGTATATGGTCCGGCCGGTACGGTGAATATAAGTTTACCTGACCTTGCTGTTTATTTTTCGTCGGTATTAGAGGGAATGCAGGGAGGTGACAATATTGTGAGTAAAGAGAGTTACAAAATGTTGCTCTCGCCTTATAGTAAAATTCAAGACAGCCATTCTGAGTATGCGATGGGCTGGTTTGTCAAGTCAGATAAAACGGCTTTTGGTCATGACGGTTTTACGGTCGCATTTTCGGTCAGTAGCCTGCTTTATCCTAGTCAAAATAGCGCTTATTTTGCGGCAGTGAATGGCGATACAGATAACGCACCCAAAGCACTCTCGCAAGCGTTAGAAGTGCTTATGAAAAGAAACTCTATAGAATAG
- a CDS encoding M13 family metallopeptidase yields MKKTIIASALTAIMLTACSEPQVTTSETKQAENVAVATGKAELGSFGVDLSARDESVKPGDDFFMYASGTWYKNYEMPADKTRFGAFSALAERSEEQVKTIIEEIANGKNLNAEEQLIADFYNAYMDVETLNKLGITPIQPLLADIDAISNTDGLTKAFGQSWLTGVKAPIGGGMWFNRLDPNKYEMSMGAGGLGLPDRSYYLEQAERFVKTREAYVAHIADMLKFAGKDKPTERAEAILALETKIAEGHWPREKRRNRDLTLNQVKRDELATQYPGFNWDLYFTETGYKVPQLNISQPEPIKAMIALINSEDLAVWKDYLTYHAISGNASLLSEDIFNTNFEFYGKHLSGQQEPRARWKRAISEMSGTTSLGFAIGKVYVARYFPESSKKQMSELVENLRTALGERIESLDWMGEETKVNAQAKLAAFTPKIGYPDNWQSFDGLTLSRDNLMTNVKSLREFFRNDSIAKELEKTDRNRWGMTPQRVNAYYNSSFNEIVFPAAILQPPFFDPNADPAVNYGGIGAVIGHEMGHGFDDQGSKSDAKGIQRNWWTDADRAAFEEKADKLAAQYNKYEPIEGNFVNGRNSLGENIGDVGGLAMAYHAYKLSLNGKEAPVIDGLTGDQRFFLAWAQVWKEKRTEQSMLNQLRAGTHAPGQFRALAPRNHDAWYKAFDVKPGDKLYLAPEERVRIW; encoded by the coding sequence ATGAAAAAAACGATAATAGCAAGTGCGCTTACAGCCATCATGCTGACGGCTTGCTCTGAGCCACAAGTAACAACAAGTGAAACCAAACAAGCAGAAAATGTGGCAGTAGCTACAGGTAAGGCAGAACTTGGTAGTTTTGGTGTTGACCTCAGTGCACGTGACGAAAGTGTAAAACCTGGCGATGATTTCTTTATGTACGCCAGCGGCACTTGGTACAAAAACTACGAAATGCCAGCAGACAAAACGCGTTTTGGTGCATTCTCAGCACTTGCTGAACGCAGCGAAGAACAAGTAAAAACCATTATCGAAGAAATAGCTAACGGTAAAAATCTAAATGCCGAAGAGCAGCTGATCGCCGATTTTTACAATGCTTATATGGATGTGGAAACCCTAAATAAGCTGGGTATTACACCTATTCAACCACTACTCGCTGACATTGACGCCATTAGTAACACTGACGGTCTCACCAAAGCATTTGGTCAATCTTGGTTAACTGGCGTAAAAGCGCCGATCGGTGGCGGTATGTGGTTTAACCGTCTAGATCCAAATAAATATGAGATGTCGATGGGTGCTGGCGGACTTGGACTACCAGACCGCTCTTACTATTTAGAACAAGCTGAACGTTTTGTTAAAACTCGCGAAGCATACGTTGCACATATTGCAGATATGCTTAAATTTGCGGGTAAAGACAAGCCGACTGAGCGCGCAGAAGCCATTCTAGCCCTAGAAACCAAAATTGCTGAGGGCCATTGGCCACGTGAAAAACGCAGAAACCGCGACCTCACATTAAATCAAGTCAAACGTGACGAGCTAGCAACACAGTACCCAGGCTTTAATTGGGATCTATATTTTACTGAAACGGGCTATAAAGTACCTCAACTAAATATCTCTCAGCCTGAGCCGATTAAAGCGATGATTGCACTTATCAACTCTGAAGACTTGGCCGTTTGGAAAGACTACCTAACCTATCATGCCATTAGCGGCAACGCATCGCTGCTGTCTGAAGATATCTTCAATACTAACTTTGAATTTTATGGCAAGCATTTAAGTGGTCAGCAAGAGCCGCGCGCTCGTTGGAAACGCGCAATCAGCGAAATGTCTGGTACTACTTCGCTTGGCTTTGCAATTGGTAAGGTTTACGTTGCCCGTTACTTCCCTGAGTCTTCTAAAAAACAAATGTCAGAATTGGTTGAAAATCTACGCACCGCCCTTGGTGAAAGGATTGAAAGCTTAGACTGGATGGGCGAAGAAACGAAAGTAAATGCTCAGGCAAAACTTGCCGCATTTACGCCTAAGATTGGCTACCCTGACAACTGGCAATCATTTGATGGGTTAACCTTAAGCCGTGATAACTTAATGACGAATGTGAAAAGCCTACGTGAGTTTTTCCGTAATGATAGCATCGCTAAAGAGCTTGAAAAAACCGATCGTAACCGCTGGGGCATGACACCACAACGCGTTAACGCTTACTACAACAGCTCGTTTAATGAAATCGTTTTCCCAGCGGCAATTTTACAACCGCCATTCTTCGACCCAAATGCAGATCCTGCAGTAAACTACGGCGGTATTGGCGCGGTGATAGGCCATGAAATGGGCCACGGCTTTGACGACCAAGGTTCTAAATCAGATGCCAAGGGTATTCAGCGTAACTGGTGGACCGATGCCGATCGCGCTGCTTTCGAAGAAAAAGCAGACAAGCTCGCAGCACAATACAACAAATATGAGCCTATTGAAGGTAACTTTGTAAATGGTCGTAACAGCCTTGGTGAAAACATCGGTGATGTGGGTGGCCTTGCGATGGCTTACCATGCCTATAAACTGAGTCTAAACGGCAAAGAAGCACCTGTGATTGATGGCCTGACAGGCGACCAACGTTTCTTCCTTGCTTGGGCACAAGTATGGAAAGAAAAGCGTACTGAGCAAAGTATGCTAAACCAGCTGCGCGCAGGTACACACGCACCGGGTCAATTTAGAGCCCTTGCGCCTCGCAACCATGATGCATGGTACAAAGCGTTTGACGTAAAACCGGGCGACAAACTTTACCTTGCACCAGAAGAGCGCGTTCGTATCTGGTAG
- a CDS encoding IS3 family transposase (programmed frameshift), which produces MRKSKFTETQIVSMIKEAESGIPVPEICRKHGIGQSTFYKWRSKYGGMEASDIKRLKELEEENRKLKDMFATLSLKHSMLEDIIGKKAVKTSRRRAWVEHLRAQFNVSVAFACEVAGLSRSVFYYKHKRPLDDEVIDALLALVERHPRWGLPKLFKRLRNKGKPWNKKRVERVYNMLKLNLRRKGKRRVPTRTPEPLSAPTQHNESWSMDFMSDALSYGHRFRTLNVLDDFNRQALAIEVDTSLTSERVIRTLQQIIAWRGKPKQIRADNGPEFTSTALEDWAMKNDIKLEFIEPGSPYQNGFVERFNRSYREEVLDLYLFESLQEVREITDEWLDIYNYERPHDSLGDMTPIGYLEAA; this is translated from the exons ATGAGAAAAAGCAAGTTCACCGAAACCCAAATTGTCAGCATGATCAAAGAAGCTGAGTCAGGTATTCCTGTACCAGAAATCTGCCGTAAACATGGCATCGGCCAAAGTACATTTTACAAATGGCGCTCAAAATATGGCGGTATGGAAGCGTCTGATATTAAACGCCTCAAAGAGCTTGAAGAAGAAAACCGTAAGCTAAAAGATATGTTTGCAACGCTTAGCCTAAAGCACTCGATGCTTGAGGATATCATCG GCAAAAAAGCTGTAAAAACAAGTAGGCGCAGAGCTTGGGTAGAGCATTTAAGAGCTCAATTTAACGTCAGCGTCGCATTTGCTTGTGAAGTGGCAGGGCTAAGCCGCTCAGTTTTTTATTACAAACATAAACGGCCGTTAGATGATGAAGTTATCGACGCATTACTTGCGCTGGTAGAGCGCCATCCTAGGTGGGGGCTGCCTAAGCTATTCAAAAGGCTTCGCAATAAAGGTAAGCCGTGGAATAAAAAGCGTGTTGAACGCGTTTACAACATGCTAAAACTAAACTTGAGACGTAAGGGGAAGCGCCGTGTTCCAACAAGAACACCTGAACCATTAAGTGCACCGACACAACATAATGAATCGTGGTCAATGGACTTTATGAGTGACGCATTAAGCTATGGACATCGCTTTAGAACACTGAATGTGCTGGATGATTTCAACCGACAAGCACTGGCGATTGAGGTCGATACAAGCTTAACTTCTGAACGCGTTATTAGAACGCTACAACAAATTATTGCTTGGCGAGGAAAACCAAAGCAGATTAGAGCGGACAATGGCCCAGAATTTACTTCAACGGCACTCGAAGATTGGGCAATGAAAAATGACATCAAGTTGGAATTTATAGAGCCTGGCAGTCCTTACCAAAATGGTTTTGTTGAAAGGTTTAATCGGAGTTACCGTGAAGAAGTGCTAGATTTATACTTGTTTGAGTCACTTCAAGAAGTACGTGAAATCACTGATGAGTGGTTAGATATTTACAATTATGAGCGACCACATGATTCACTTGGCGATATGACACCAATTGGTTACCTTGAGGCTGCATAA
- a CDS encoding ribonuclease T2 family protein gives MKMMIISTALALGLTSLYAAATPAKGSFIASQSCDMYQSKRKGTNPGSLESTPGETYPIIEVDAQEAQQVNWVRVKTTYNPSPDRWVSASCGDLSDLVVDSRGGGRQDGDPQCHYPGIFDSHVLAISWQPAFCEFTGRNKPECKSLTPKRWDASHFTLHGYWPNKKSCGRNYGSCGRVKTKPATFCEYPALDLAADVRARLGKVMPSEASGTCLQRHEWWKHGTCSGLSEDSYFTLAMNLLQQVNESSFVSDYIDQNIGKQTDRSAFQAAFDKEFGEGSYHRVALQCKQGILTELQIALPKDVTSTDTMKDLLSAPSVVGNGQGNCPDTFGIDAVN, from the coding sequence ATGAAAATGATGATTATATCCACCGCATTGGCCTTAGGGCTAACATCACTTTATGCCGCAGCTACCCCTGCCAAAGGGAGTTTTATCGCAAGCCAGTCATGTGATATGTACCAGTCTAAGCGTAAAGGAACCAACCCGGGTTCACTTGAATCAACTCCAGGAGAAACGTACCCCATTATTGAAGTTGATGCCCAAGAGGCGCAACAAGTAAATTGGGTAAGAGTAAAGACTACATATAACCCTTCACCTGATCGCTGGGTGTCGGCCAGTTGTGGAGATTTAAGTGATTTAGTCGTGGATAGCCGAGGAGGGGGGCGTCAAGACGGTGATCCACAGTGTCATTACCCAGGTATTTTTGACTCTCATGTCTTGGCTATTAGTTGGCAACCAGCATTTTGTGAGTTTACTGGTCGCAATAAGCCTGAGTGTAAGTCATTGACACCAAAGCGCTGGGATGCGTCTCATTTTACCTTGCATGGTTACTGGCCTAACAAAAAGTCATGTGGGAGAAACTACGGTAGCTGTGGCCGAGTGAAAACCAAGCCCGCTACATTCTGTGAATATCCTGCACTGGATTTAGCAGCTGATGTGAGAGCGAGATTAGGCAAGGTGATGCCAAGTGAAGCCAGCGGTACTTGTTTGCAACGACACGAGTGGTGGAAACATGGCACTTGCTCTGGATTAAGTGAGGACAGTTACTTTACGTTGGCGATGAATTTATTGCAGCAGGTGAATGAGTCGAGCTTTGTGAGTGATTATATTGATCAGAACATTGGCAAGCAAACTGACCGGAGTGCCTTTCAAGCCGCGTTCGATAAAGAATTTGGTGAAGGCAGTTATCACCGCGTAGCGCTGCAATGTAAACAAGGTATTTTAACTGAGCTACAAATTGCATTACCTAAAGACGTTACTAGCACAGATACAATGAAAGATTTACTGTCTGCGCCTAGCGTAGTTGGTAACGGTCAGGGGAATTGCCCTGATACTTTTGGAATTGACGCTGTAAACTAA
- a CDS encoding MBL fold metallo-hydrolase produces MKHLTLIAASILLASNAIAANTAPLTLDVYNADKNSFHVNSTLVIGESEVMVVDTGFTKADALRIAAKVLDSGKTLKTIFISQADPDYYFGAEVLHTLFPEAKILTTAAVKAVIEEKLAGKLAFWTPKMGENAPVKPYIPTVVEGNTLFVDGHKIEIHGTQSELAHRPYLWIPSSKAVLGNVAVYGNVHLWMADTQSQRSQQAWSRQLKELKALKPEVVIPGHMKAGTKLDSSTISYSQQYLSDFSQAKSSSKNSAELIDSMSARYPDAGLPMALGIGAKVHMGEMKW; encoded by the coding sequence ATGAAACACCTAACGTTGATAGCAGCATCAATTTTATTAGCAAGCAATGCGATTGCAGCAAACACCGCCCCACTTACACTGGATGTTTATAACGCTGACAAAAACAGCTTCCACGTTAACTCAACGCTAGTGATTGGTGAGAGTGAAGTGATGGTCGTAGATACGGGTTTTACCAAAGCGGATGCACTACGCATAGCTGCCAAAGTGCTCGACAGCGGCAAAACCCTAAAAACGATTTTTATCAGCCAAGCTGATCCGGACTATTATTTTGGCGCGGAAGTACTACACACTTTGTTCCCAGAAGCTAAGATCCTAACCACAGCGGCCGTAAAAGCAGTGATTGAAGAAAAACTCGCGGGTAAATTAGCATTCTGGACACCAAAAATGGGGGAAAATGCACCTGTTAAGCCATACATCCCAACAGTTGTAGAAGGAAATACACTCTTTGTTGATGGGCACAAAATAGAGATCCACGGCACGCAATCTGAGCTGGCACACCGCCCCTACTTATGGATCCCGTCAAGTAAAGCGGTTTTGGGCAATGTTGCAGTCTATGGTAATGTGCACTTATGGATGGCTGATACACAATCCCAACGCAGTCAACAAGCGTGGAGTCGCCAATTAAAAGAGTTAAAAGCACTCAAGCCAGAGGTTGTAATACCTGGTCACATGAAAGCAGGCACCAAACTTGATTCAAGTACCATAAGCTACTCGCAGCAGTATTTAAGCGACTTTAGTCAGGCAAAAAGCAGCAGTAAAAATAGCGCTGAGCTGATTGATAGTATGTCTGCACGCTACCCTGATGCAGGATTACCTATGGCGTTGGGTATTGGTGCTAAGGTACATATGGGAGAGATGAAATGGTAA
- a CDS encoding DUF3592 domain-containing protein encodes MIVKYIFTLIGAALLIGSLVMYNSTQDFLDRAVITEGTVIDLIRSQSEDSDTYTPFVKFRTKNGEIVEFVSSTGGGPNSYSIGEVVSVAYLEDSIDKAEINDTFSLWGGVMILAGMGSVFFLIGLSIILFGASKNKKVKYLKEKGTPVVAKFQRVEVNRRIEFNGKNPYQICAQWRNPATSQLHIFNSDNIWFDPSNHIDREEITVLIEEGNPSKYHVDISFLPKVAS; translated from the coding sequence ATGATAGTCAAATATATCTTCACTCTAATAGGGGCCGCACTGTTAATCGGGTCACTTGTAATGTACAACAGTACACAAGACTTTCTAGACCGTGCAGTTATTACCGAAGGCACAGTGATAGACCTTATTCGTTCCCAGTCTGAAGACTCGGATACCTATACTCCGTTCGTTAAATTCCGCACTAAAAATGGCGAAATAGTGGAGTTTGTGTCCTCTACCGGGGGCGGCCCGAACAGTTACTCAATAGGAGAGGTTGTTAGTGTCGCTTATCTAGAAGATTCAATCGATAAAGCTGAAATTAACGATACGTTCTCGCTATGGGGCGGGGTTATGATTTTGGCAGGAATGGGCTCCGTATTTTTTCTTATTGGACTTTCAATTATCTTATTTGGCGCGTCAAAAAATAAGAAAGTGAAGTATCTAAAAGAAAAAGGAACACCTGTGGTGGCTAAGTTTCAGCGTGTTGAAGTTAACCGCAGAATAGAGTTTAACGGCAAAAATCCTTACCAAATTTGTGCACAATGGAGAAACCCCGCAACATCGCAATTGCATATTTTTAATAGTGATAATATATGGTTTGATCCAAGCAACCACATAGACCGAGAAGAGATAACGGTGTTAATTGAAGAAGGAAACCCGAGCAAATACCATGTGGATATTTCATTTCTCCCAAAGGTCGCATCTTAA
- a CDS encoding reverse transcriptase family protein, giving the protein MKKISLRMQEWELFFKNKGVSTDLINIYLPYIEYLESQNLPVVFEAEHLSNLLGIKPVILYKMVSSPSSFYRSFDISKKKGGKRRISSPYPSLLICQKWIYENILMGLKTHYCAHGYIKSKSIVSNAKAHLNERVVLKMDLQDFFDTITINWVINLFSKLGYANNVSYILASLCCFNGALPQGAATSPALSNILLVHLDMRIYRLAKKYSLTYTRYADDLTFSGNYIPHTFIEIVNEIIVDFGLNVNKQKTKLIIGNKQKIVTGISVKNSRLQLPRKTRRTLKQELFYIKKYGLISHISKLKIKKPNYLDSLQGKFAFWTYVEPHNEFARHV; this is encoded by the coding sequence ATGAAAAAAATATCTTTAAGAATGCAAGAGTGGGAACTTTTCTTTAAAAATAAAGGTGTTTCCACTGATTTAATTAATATTTATCTACCGTATATCGAATATTTAGAAAGTCAGAATCTTCCTGTTGTATTTGAAGCAGAGCACTTGTCCAACCTTTTAGGGATTAAACCTGTAATTTTATATAAGATGGTTTCGTCCCCCAGTTCTTTCTATAGAAGTTTCGATATCTCAAAAAAGAAAGGTGGAAAAAGAAGGATTTCTTCACCATATCCATCACTATTAATATGTCAGAAATGGATATATGAAAATATATTAATGGGCTTGAAGACCCATTACTGTGCTCATGGGTATATAAAAAGCAAATCTATTGTTAGTAACGCAAAAGCTCATTTGAATGAACGAGTTGTTTTAAAAATGGATTTGCAGGATTTTTTTGACACAATTACCATTAATTGGGTAATTAATCTATTCTCAAAGCTAGGCTATGCAAATAATGTTTCTTATATTTTAGCATCATTATGCTGCTTTAATGGCGCTTTACCTCAAGGAGCCGCAACAAGCCCTGCATTAAGTAATATTCTTCTTGTGCATCTAGATATGAGAATTTATAGATTAGCGAAAAAATATTCCCTCACTTATACTCGTTATGCAGATGACCTGACTTTTTCCGGTAATTATATTCCTCATACATTCATAGAAATAGTCAATGAAATCATAGTTGACTTTGGGTTAAATGTTAATAAGCAAAAAACGAAACTAATTATTGGAAATAAGCAAAAAATAGTTACTGGTATATCTGTAAAAAATAGCAGGCTTCAGTTACCTAGGAAAACTAGAAGAACATTAAAGCAAGAGCTCTTTTATATAAAAAAGTATGGGTTAATTTCACACATATCAAAACTAAAGATAAAAAAACCTAATTATTTAGACTCGTTACAAGGAAAGTTTGCATTTTGGACTTATGTTGAGCCACATAACGAGTTTGCAAGGCATGTGTAA